A genomic window from Daphnia carinata strain CSIRO-1 chromosome 9, CSIRO_AGI_Dcar_HiC_V3, whole genome shotgun sequence includes:
- the LOC130688848 gene encoding beta-1,4-N-acetylgalactosaminyltransferase bre-4-like: protein MDEMTRKRPRFVFFHQLVIVSKTRAILVILFILFSISLILLIHHLPITKVSSSYDGRRTLPLCPNVSPLSVGWLDLSAEIPALLDDSVAFQDTMTNAGLKRGGSYKPTDCQARCKIALIVPYRDREQQLTVFLRYMHPFLQRQQRHYTIFIVEQTGGLPFNRGMLHNIGFVEAKRREEFECFIFHDVDILPEDDRNLYSCPDHGRPLHMSFVIDVHDYKPVSLMFLFGGGVIAISELDFIRANGYSNAFWGPGLEDDDFYRRIRRLNMTVVRPQWPVDHLRYRTLYHDPVDVDPQRQRLFDEGHLRYESDGLANLRYRLIDLQMKPLYTHIVVDPIALYKENV from the exons ATGGATGAAATGACACGGAAGAGGCCCCGGTTTGTGTTCTTCCATCAGCTAGTGATTGTATCTAAAACAAGGGCCATCCTCGTCATCTTGTTTATCCTGTTTAGCATATCGTTAATCCTTTTAATCCATCATCTCCCTATCACTAAAGTATCGTCCAGCTATGATGGTCGTCGTACATTGCCACTCTGCCCGAACGTTTCTCCCCTTTCAG TTGGATGGCTGGATCTGTCAGCCGAGATTCCGGCTCTTTTGGATGACTCTGTTGCTTTCCAAGACACGATGACGAACGCGGGATTGAAACGAGGTGGCAGTTATAAACCAACAGATTGCCAGGCACGATGTAAAATCGCTTTGATTGTACCCTATCGAGATCGCGAGCAACAGTTGACAGTGTTCCTGCGTTACATGCATCCGTTCCTGCAGAGGCAACAGCGACACTACACCATTTTCATTGTCGAACAGACCG GTGGTTTACCTTTTAATCGAGGCATGCTGCATAATATCGGATTCGTAGAGGCCAAACGCCGTGAAGAATttgaatgtttcatttttcacgaTGTCGATATCCTTCCGGAAGATGACAGGAATCTCTACTCGTGCCCGGATCATGGCAGACCCCTTCACATGTCCTTTGTTATTGACGTTCACGATTACAA GCCGGTGTCGTTAATGTTCCTTTTCGGCGGAGGAGTGATTGCCATTTCGGAGTTGGATTTCATCCGTGCCAATGGCTACTCGAATGCATTTTGGGGTCCGGGACTAGAAGACGATGATTTCTATCGTCGCATCAGACGATTGAATATGACTGTCGTTCGACCTCAATGGCCAGTGGATCACCTGAGATACAGGACGCTCTATCACGATCCGGTGGATGTCGATCCGCAGAGACAGAGGCTTTTTGATGAGGGTCACCTTCGATACGAATCGGATGGACTTGCCAATCTGCGATATCGTCTCATTGATTTGCAAATGAAACCACTTTACACTCACATCGTGGTCGATCCAATAGCTCTGTACAAAGAAAACGTTTAA